In Humulus lupulus chromosome 7, drHumLupu1.1, whole genome shotgun sequence, the following are encoded in one genomic region:
- the LOC133790923 gene encoding mannosylglycoprotein endo-beta-mannosidase has protein sequence MATIGKTKLDSGWLAARSTEVNLTGTQLTTTHPPSKGPNSPWIDAEVPGTVLGTLVKNKVVPDPFYGLENEMIIDIADSGREYYTFWFFTTFQSMLSGSQHLDLNFRAINYSAEVYLNGHKKVLPKGMFRRHSLDVTDIVHSESGQNLLAVIVHPPDHPGRIPPQGGQGGDHEIGKDVAAQYVEGWDWIAPIRDRNTGIWDEVSIYVTGPVKIVDPHLVSTFHDNYKRVYLHTTTELVNKSAWVAECSLNIQVTTELEGNMCLVEHLQTQHLSIPAGSQVQYTFPQLFFYKPNLWWPNGMGKQSLYNVVITIEVKGYGESDSWGHLFGFRKIESYIDKATRGRLFKVNGQPIFIRGGNWILSDGLLRLSKKRYSTDIKFHADMNFNMIRCWGGGLAERPEFYYYCDLYGLLVWQEFWITGDVDGRGVPVSNPDGPLDHDLFMLCVRDTVKLLRNHSSLALWVGGNEQIPPEGINTALKNDLILHPLFHNELNEDGKSATGLSLEIKDPSQYLDGTRIYIEGSLWDGFANGKGGFTDGPYEIQYPEDFFKKDYYKYGFNPEVGSVGMPVAATIRATMPPEGWKIPLFRKVSGGYIEEVPNPIWEYHKYIPYSKPGKVHDQIQLYGSPKDLDDFCLKAQLVNYIQYKALLEGWTSQMWSKYTGVLIWKTQNPWAGLRGQFYDHLLEQTAGFYGCRSAAEPVHVQLNLATFFLEIVNTTSEELSNVAIEASVWDLEGTCPYYKTFEKLSVPPKKTVSIVEMKYPKSKNPKPVYFLLLKLYYMSDNRIISRNFYWLHLSGGDYKLLESYKKKKIPLKIISKIFIKGSTYEVHMHVQNTSKKPESQNLTLANNFTSMQSDSDFDSFSLESTCEKPDDSQAVGLVQKIFRRFSKEQDGFKITETNTNGSDEGVAFFLHFSVHASVTQHKKEGEDTRILPVHYSDNYFSLVPGEGLPVKLTFEVPPGVTPRVTLQGWNYPSAHTVH, from the exons ATGGCGACTATAGGGAAGACGAAGCTTGACTCTGGCTGGCTCGCCGCCAGGTCAACAGAGGTTAACCTCACTGGGACCCAACTCACCACCACACACCCTCCTTCCAAAGGCCCTAATTCGCCTTGGATCGACGCCGAAGTCCCCGGAAC TGTTTTGGGAACCTTAGTGAAGAACAAAGTTGTCCCCGATCCGTTCTATGGGCTAGAAAATGAGATGATTATAGACATTGCTGATTCTGGAAGGGAATACTACACGTTCTGGTTCTTTACAACTTTTCAATCTATGCTG TCAGGTTCTCAGCACCTGGATTTAAACTTCCGCGCAATCAATTACTCCGCGGAGGTATATTTAAATGGGCACAAAAAGGTACTTCCCAAAGGGATGTTTAGAAGGCATTCTCTTGATGTCACAGATATTGTGCATTCTGAGAGTGGTCAGAACTTGCTTGCTGTTATTGTTCACCCTCCCGATCATCCTGGGCGTATTCCTCCACAGGGGGGCCAAGGTGGTGATCACGAG ATTGGAAAAGATGTTGCTGCACAATATGTGGAAGGTTGGGATTGGATAGCTCCTATAAG GGATAGGAACACGGGCATATGGGATGAGGTTTCAATTTATGTTACAGGG CCAGTGAAAATAGTTGATCCTCACTTGGTTTCAACATTCCACGACAATTACAAGAGAGTATATTTACATACTACAACTGAGTTGGTTAATAAAAGCGCCTGGGTTGCCGAGTGCTCTTTAAATATCCAAGTAACAACAGAGCTTGAAGGTAACATGTGTTTGGTAGAGCATCTACAGACGCAACATTTGTCAATCCCTGCGGGATCACAGGTGCAATATACATTTCCCCAG CTCTTTTTTTACAAGCCTAATTTATGGTGGCCCAATGGTATGGGAAAGCAATCCTTGTACAATGTTGTTATTACAATTGAAGTAAAGGGATACGGAGAGTCTGATTCTTGGGGCCATTTATTTGGGTTCCGCAAAATTGAGAGCTATATTGATAAAGCTACAAGAGGAAG ACTGTTCAAGGTCAATGGGCAGCCTATTTTTATACGTGGAGGTAACTGGATATTATCAGATGGGTTACTTCGGCTTTCAAAAAAGCGATACAGTACAGATATCAAGTTCCATGCTGACATGAATTTTAACATGATCCGTTGTTGGGGTGGTGGATTGGCTGAAAGGCCAGAGTTCTATTATTATTGTGATCTTTATGGTCTGCTG GTCTGGCAAGAGTTTTGGATTACTGGGGATGTTGACGGACGAGGTGTCCCAGTATCAAATCCTGATGGTCCCTTGGACCACGATCTTTTCATGCTTTGTGTAAGAGACACTGTCAAGCTTTTAAGGAACCATTCTAGTCTTGCCCTATGGGTGGGTGGAAATGAACAAATTCCCCCAGAAGGCATCAACACAGCTTTGAAAAATGACCTCATACTTCATCCTTTATTTCACAACGAATTGAATGAAGATGGCAAATCTGCTACAGGTTTATCCTTGGAAATAAAGGATCCAAGCCAATATCTTGATGGTACACGTATTTACATCGAGGGATCCTTGTGGGATGGATTTGCAAATGGAAAGGGGGGCTTCACTGATGGTCCTTACGAAATCCAGTATCCTGAAGACTTCTTCAAAAAGGATTATTACAAGTATGGATTTAATCCAGAGGTTGGTTCTGTCGGCATGCCTGTTGCAGCTACCATCAGAGCAACTATGCCTCCAGAAGGATGGAAGATTCCATTGTTTAGAAAGGTTTCTGGTGGTTACATAGAAGAAGTTCCAAACCCGATATGGGAATACCATAAATACATTCCCTACTCAAAACCAGGGAAGGTTCATGATCAGATACAACTTTATGGGTCTCCAAAGGATCTTGACGATTTTTGCTTAAAG GCTCAACTTGTTAATTACATTCAATATAAAGCTCTACTGGAGGGCTGGACTTCACAGATGTGGAGTAAATACACCGGTGTCTTGATTTGGAAGACACAAAACCCTTGGGCAGGTCTCAGAGGTCAATTTTATGACCATCTTCTAGAGCAAACAGCAGGTTTCTATGGATGTCGCTCAGCCGCAGAACCAGTCCATGTCCAACTTAATTTGGCTACATTTTTTCTTGAG ATTGTTAATACTACGTCAGAGGAACTATCTAATGTAGCCATAGAAGCCTCGGTATGGGACCTGGAAGGAACATGTCCATACTACAAAACTTTTGAAAAGCTTTCTGTGCCACCGAAGAAGACAGTATCCATTGTTGAGATGAAATATCCAAAGTCCAAAAACCCAAAGCCAGTCTACTTTCTTCTTCTCAAGCTGTATTACATGTCTGACAATCGCATCATATCTAGGAACTTTTACTGGTTGCATTTATCGGGTGGTGATTACAAGCTTTTAGAGTCgtacaagaagaagaaaataccCCTCAAGATTATATCCAAGATTTTCATCAAAGGCTCCACATATGAAGTCCATATGCATGTCCAGAATACATCCAAAAAGCCAGAATCTCAAAATTTAACCTTGGCAAACAATTTTACTTCAATGCAAAGTGACAGTGATTTTGATTCATTCTCACTGGAATCAACATGTGAAAAACCAGATGACAGCCAAGcagttggtttagttcaaaagatTTTCAGGCGTTTTTCCAAAGAACAAGATGGTTTCAAGATTACCGAAACAAACACAAATGGTTCAGATGAGGGTGTTGCTTTCTTTCTTCATTTTTCAGTTCATGCTTCGGTGACACAGCACAAAAAGGAAGGAGAAGATACAAGAATTCTTCCTGTGCATTACTCGGACAACTACTTCTCACTGGTGCCAGGTGAGGGTTTGCCGGTGAAGCTCACTTTTGAAGTACCTCCTGGTGTCACTCCTCGAGTAACTCTTCAAGGTTGGAATTATCCTAGTGCGCATACTGTCCATTGA